A region of the Leeuwenhoekiella sp. MAR_2009_132 genome:
AATAATTGATAACAGATTTCATTCAGTTCCTCATCTGCTAATTTAATATCTTCATTAATTAATTTTCTCCAAATTGTGTGAGTTAATTTTGTTGTAATTTCATAAAGGCACTCATAAGCTAATTGGAAATAATCTAACTTAACCGTTAGACGTTCATTTAGTTCTATATCTTTTTGGAAACATTTATTTTCCTTACAAACTTTTATATATTGACTTGAAACAATTCCATCACAGTGTACAAATAAATTTCGCCTTTCAGTTATTTCTATGAATGTTTTCCATATCGGCAAATCCTTTTTTAAAGGCATTCCTATTTTGTTTTCTAAATATGTGAAATGTTCACTGTGACTTTTTCGTAATACACTTTCAACCTCTTTCTCAATGATAAATTCTCTAGCTTCTTCTATAGATTTAAAACTGTTTAAATCAGCAAAAGTCAATTCTCTTTCCGACTTGTTGATGTATTCTGGTCTTATATTGAATAAAATTTTCAATAATTGATTTAAATAAGAGTCGTATTGAGAAATTAGAGAAACAAATAGACTTTCAGGTATTATTTTTGAGCCTAGAGAAGATGTTTGAGCATTTTTAGATAACTGTTCAAAAGTTCTCGATTGCTCATATGGTACTGAAACAGATTTTCTTCCATCTTCATCCTCTATTTCTTCAAGATTTTCCTTTATAAAATTTTCAAATTTAAGATTAGCCTTCTTTTGATATGGACGCAATAACAATAATGTCATTGGTAAAGTATCTTTAATTGAATCTAAATGTTGTAAAAAATTATGTAAATTATTATTTAATTCTTTTCCGTTCATAGTTTGGGTTTAATTACGCACAACGGTCTCGTATAACCGTCAGTTACGGGTTAATATGCGTCAATATTCGGTTTGGCACAAACGTTAGCAATTCCGAGTGGATTCGGACGCAGTCGAATGCGCCTTAATTGCGGTTATGCATTGTTGTAAACAGTTATTTTTTTAGCGATGTATTTTTCAATCAGTTCTTTGTCCGTTTTATTTTTTAAAATCAATAATTCATTGTTTTTATGAGTCCGATAATTCATAAAGAATTTCGTTTTTCCACTCCGATTTAATTCCGAATATTCAAACCGGTTTGGGTCAAATTTATTAGTAATTAATTCCGTTTTTTGAGTTCGGTCAAGTATTTTTTTGAGTCGAGTTATTTTCCCAGTTTGTTCATCAATTTTTAATTCCGTGTAGTAAATCCACGAAGCAAATCGGTAAAATGTATATCCGATTAAAGTTAGAATTGCGACAAAAAATCCGACTCCAATTCCGAGAAACCAAATCAGGAAAATGAATGAAGTAGAAGTCCAAATCATCAGTTCTTTCCAGTTAAATGGAATTCTGTCACTCAACGTATGAATATTTCCATTTTTAGATATCCTAAAATAATCTTCGTTTTCGTTCATTTAAAATGAGTCGTAAATTAGTCTTATACCAATTGCTAAAAGGATAAATGCACCTAAAATGAATTCAATCGTAAACGACATTCGCATATAATCTTCATTTTTTCTTTGAGCAACGAATTTCTTTCTTTCGTAATTGTACCATATAATTCCAAGTGCTATTAACAAAGCTCCAAGTAAAAATGTTAGTACGTTTTCCATAATTGTTTACAACGGTCTCGTATAAATTTCAGTTACGGTTTATTATGCGTTAATTTTCGTTTTAGCACTGACCTTAGCAATTCCGAGTGGATTCGGATGTAGTCGAATCCGCCGTAATTGCGGTTATACATTGTTGTGGGTAGTAGTTTATTCATCGTGATAAATATCGAATACTATTTCCAGATTTCTTTCCGCAATTAACTTCATAGTTTCAGGTTTTAGAGTAAATCCTCTATTCCAATTATCCATATATCCAGCAACATCAATCCAGCTTTCATATTTGTTAGTCAAAATTTTCCATTTGTTCAAATCATTGGTGAAATTGCTCAATAATTCTTCCAGTTTGATGTTCAAATCAGTTTTATCTCGTTTAGATGTAAAATACCATTTTCCCCAATCTGTTATTCTGGATTTTTTGGCATTTCCGATTGGATGTTTTTCATAAGCATTCCACGCTTTGGTTGGTTCCGCTCCTAAAAGTTTTGTAATTTCTTTTCTGTCAAGAGATTTAGAATAGAAATTTAGTCCGACGCTAAATTCCTCAAAACCACCACCAATTTCCGCAATATGTTCCATTTCATCAGAGCTAGTATTTTCTCTAATAATTTCATTGTCGTTTTCATCAAACCACCTTGTTGAATTCATTTGCGATGTTTTTTTCTATTACCCACAACTACTTATATCAATCCTAAATATACTGTTATTACACAATATTTCTTAAAATAATATTTTTATTCCGTGTTCAAGATACCGTTACGATCTTAGAATGTTTTACAGAATTCTGTATTCGGGGAAAAATAAACACATAAAAAAAGCGACCCTTTTTAAGGATCGCTTTTGAGGTTTTAGACAACCAGTGCTCTTCAGTTGTTTTCCACAAGATCATTTTGATTGCGAAAAACAAGTTCGTCATCAAAGGCATCCAGTAAAATAATACTGTCTGTGGTAATTTTACCACTCAAGATCTCTTTAGATAGTTTGTTAAGCACCTCTTTTTGTATCGTACGTTTAACCGGTCGCGCACCAAACTCGGGCTGAAAACCTTTAGTTGCCAGGTGTGCGATTGCTTCAGTGGTAGCATCTAAAGTAATACCCTGTTTGTTGAGCATTTTAGTGACTCCTTTAAGCTGTAAACTCACAACTTTCTCGATATCTTTTCGCGTAAGCGGGGCAAACATCACAATGTCGTCTATACGGTTTATAAACTCGGGGCGTATGGTTTGTTTGAGTAAGCCCAGCACTTCAACTTTTGCACCTTCCATCGCGGTCTCGGCATCTTTTATGGCTTCAAATTTTTCCTGTATAATATGACTTCCCATATTTGAGGTCATAATGATAATGGTATTTTTAAAGTCTGCAAGACGGCCTTTGTTATCGGTTAAGCGCCCTTCATCAAGCACCTGTAATAAAATATTAAAGGTATCTGGGTGTGCTTTTTCAATCTCGTCTAGTAAAATCACACTGTAGGGTTTGCGACGTACGGCTTCGGTTAACTGTCCGCCTTCATCATAACCCACATATCCCGGAGGTGCACCCACAAGCCGACTCACACTGTGACGCTCCTGGTATTCACTCATATCTATACGCGTAAGGTTATTCTCATCATCAAACAGATACTCAGCCAGTGCTTTTGCAAGTTCGGTTTTACCTACACCGGTAGTCCCCAGAAATAAGAACGAACCTATAGGGCGTTTTTGATCTTGCAGGCCTGCGCGGCTTCTGCGTACCGCATCACTTACCGCAATAATCGCTTCCTGTTGACCCACCACACGTTTGTGCAGTTCGCCTTCAAGATGCAGCAATTTCTCACGCTCACTTTGCAGCATTTTAGTCACGGGTATACCGGTCCATTTTGCAACCACCTCGGCGATATCTTCGCTGGTAACCTCTTCTTTAATCAGTGTATTTTCTCCCTGGTTTGCCAGTGCTACCTGTAATTTTTCAAGCTCTTCCTGAGCTTCTTTGATCTTTCCGTAGCGCAGTTCTGCTACCAGACCATAATTACCTTCCCGTTCTGCTCGTTCCGCTTCAAGCTTAAAGTTTTCAATATCCTGTTTTGCATTCTGAATATTGTCAACCACTTCTTTTTCGCTTTTCCACTTGGCATTAACCTCGTTGCGCTCTTCTTTAATATTCGCTAAATCTGCGTGCAGCGCTTTTAATTTGCTCTCGTCTTTCTCGCGTTTAATCGCCTCAATTTCAATCTCGAGTTGCATTATTTTACGATCTAAAACATCAAGCTCTTCGGGTTTAGAGTTGATTTCCATACGCATTTTTGAAGCCGCTTCATCCATAAGGTCAATCGCCTTATCGGGTAAAAAACGGTTTGTGATATAGCGTTGCGAAAGCTCTACCGCCGCGATGATGGCGTTGTCTTTAATACGCACTTTGTGGTGCGTCTCATACTTCTCTTTAATTCCGCGTAAGATGGAAATTGCAGATTCGGTATCGGGTTCAAATACATTCACCTTCTGAAAACGTCGCTCTAAAGCTTTATCTTTTTCAAAATACTTCTGATACTCATCTAAAGTTGTTGCACCTATAGCACGCAGTTCGCCACGTGCAAGAGCAGGCTTTAAAATATTTGCAGCATCCATCGCTCCCTGACCGCCACCGGCGCCCACGAGGGTGTGAATCTCATCTATAAAGAGGACAATATCGCCAGCACTTTCGGTTACTTCTTTAATAACAGCTTTAAGGCGTTCTTCAAACTCACCTTTGTATTTTGCACCGGCAATTAAAGCCCCCATATCTAGCGCCCAGATTTGCTTTTCCTGAAGATTTTCGGGAACGTCACCGTCTATAATACGATGGGCAAGACCTTCTGCAATTGCGGTTTTACCGGTACCGGGTTCACCTACCAGAATCGGGTTATTCTTCGTTCTACGCGATAGAATTTGTAAAATTCTACGTATTTCTTCATCACGACCTATCACGGGATCGAGCTTGCCATCACGTGCAAGTTGGTTTAAGTTCTTGGCGTATTTGCTCAAAGAGTTATAGGTTTCTTCTGCGCTTTGTGAAGTAACACGCTCTCCTTTGCGCAACTCTTCAATAGCGGCTTTAAGATGTTTTTCGGTAACGCCCTGGTCTTTTAAAATCTGACCTATTTTACTGCTCGATTTAAAAATGGCGAGTATAAGATGTTCTAGAGAGACATACTCATCGGTCATTTTTTTAGCGATGTTTCCAGCTTCAGTTACTGTTTTAGCAGCCTCACGTGAAAGCATAAGCTCGCCGCCACTTACTTTAGGAAAACTGTTAAGCGTACTTTCTAAAATCTGTTTAAGCAGATTAATATTTACATCCAATTTTTGAAGTAAAAAGGGAGTAACATTCTCATCAACTTCAAGAATCGCTTTAAAAATATGCTCGTTCTCAATTTGCTGATGCCCATAGCCTTGAGCAAGCGCCTGGGCTTGCTGTACAGCCTCCTGAGATTTTGTTGTAAAATTATTAAAGTTCATTTCTTCTATTTTTTAGGCCCATTAAATGGGATTTGATGTTTGTTTCAATGCACCTTATAGATTTTAAGATTTGATCAGATTCTTAAAATTTCAGTGCTTTTGTAGATGCTATGGCAATTTATATACCAGTCGCAAAACCAGTCATAATGGCGGTTAGGCTTTGTTTTTACGCTGTCTTTTTGTCGGTATAGGTGTTTGGTTTTTCTTAATAGAAAATACCGGTATCTTTCCTTAAATTTACGCCACGCTTTTGACAACAGGCGTTAATTAAAATTAAAAGATAAACGACGATGGGTTTTTTTGATAAGTTTAAAAGTGCGAGCGATATCGCAAAAGAAGAAATAAAGGAAGTGAAGTGGATACAACTGGAGCGTCTGGAGCAACTTGACGAAATTGTAGAGATTTCTAATGCGGTGCCGGTTTTAATTTTTAAACACAGTACTACTTGTGGTATTAGCCGTATGGCATTACGCGGTTTTGAGAAGAACTACGATTACGATAAAAAAGAGATCGAACCTTATTTTTTAGATCTTAAGCAATACCGCGATATCAGCGCAGCAATTGCTACAAAATTCAACGTGCGTCATGAGAGTCCGCAAGTGTTATTGATTAAAAATGGAGCAGCCGTTTATAATACCTCACACAGCGATATAGATGCTTCAGTATTGAAGCAAAAGATTTAATAGGACCTTAATTACAAGCAAAAACCCGGAGCAGCGCTCCGGGTTTTTTTATACCTATGAATTTTTTAAATTCGGTTGTAGTGCT
Encoded here:
- the ytxJ gene encoding bacillithiol system redox-active protein YtxJ; this encodes MGFFDKFKSASDIAKEEIKEVKWIQLERLEQLDEIVEISNAVPVLIFKHSTTCGISRMALRGFEKNYDYDKKEIEPYFLDLKQYRDISAAIATKFNVRHESPQVLLIKNGAAVYNTSHSDIDASVLKQKI
- a CDS encoding DUF4279 domain-containing protein, translated to MNSTRWFDENDNEIIRENTSSDEMEHIAEIGGGFEEFSVGLNFYSKSLDRKEITKLLGAEPTKAWNAYEKHPIGNAKKSRITDWGKWYFTSKRDKTDLNIKLEELLSNFTNDLNKWKILTNKYESWIDVAGYMDNWNRGFTLKPETMKLIAERNLEIVFDIYHDE
- the clpB gene encoding ATP-dependent chaperone ClpB; its protein translation is MNFNNFTTKSQEAVQQAQALAQGYGHQQIENEHIFKAILEVDENVTPFLLQKLDVNINLLKQILESTLNSFPKVSGGELMLSREAAKTVTEAGNIAKKMTDEYVSLEHLILAIFKSSSKIGQILKDQGVTEKHLKAAIEELRKGERVTSQSAEETYNSLSKYAKNLNQLARDGKLDPVIGRDEEIRRILQILSRRTKNNPILVGEPGTGKTAIAEGLAHRIIDGDVPENLQEKQIWALDMGALIAGAKYKGEFEERLKAVIKEVTESAGDIVLFIDEIHTLVGAGGGQGAMDAANILKPALARGELRAIGATTLDEYQKYFEKDKALERRFQKVNVFEPDTESAISILRGIKEKYETHHKVRIKDNAIIAAVELSQRYITNRFLPDKAIDLMDEAASKMRMEINSKPEELDVLDRKIMQLEIEIEAIKREKDESKLKALHADLANIKEERNEVNAKWKSEKEVVDNIQNAKQDIENFKLEAERAEREGNYGLVAELRYGKIKEAQEELEKLQVALANQGENTLIKEEVTSEDIAEVVAKWTGIPVTKMLQSEREKLLHLEGELHKRVVGQQEAIIAVSDAVRRSRAGLQDQKRPIGSFLFLGTTGVGKTELAKALAEYLFDDENNLTRIDMSEYQERHSVSRLVGAPPGYVGYDEGGQLTEAVRRKPYSVILLDEIEKAHPDTFNILLQVLDEGRLTDNKGRLADFKNTIIIMTSNMGSHIIQEKFEAIKDAETAMEGAKVEVLGLLKQTIRPEFINRIDDIVMFAPLTRKDIEKVVSLQLKGVTKMLNKQGITLDATTEAIAHLATKGFQPEFGARPVKRTIQKEVLNKLSKEILSGKITTDSIILLDAFDDELVFRNQNDLVENN